A single window of Agromyces aureus DNA harbors:
- a CDS encoding immune inhibitor A domain-containing protein yields the protein MSGISTRAKKRAVAIVPVIALAAATLAATGAVGSTATAAPYEAPIIGDSEYYMNYVEPRVEAAFGVDQKVDEGVTAQQQQAALIKADALERKFTAGNPVAAAGLAKLESKSIKSGKSPKWLKSLYKSAKSTQTAKLLTILVEFDENAADDFSGVQVPTEFGATDCKPGEVQSGPLHNNLPDPATLSNLDNNSMWVPDFSPKHYNDMLFSKKGITERVRKDLKGPDGKKGFDISGYTMKAMYEEMSQGAYTVTGTATPWVTVPHSEAYYGASVCHLNDEGVYEAGAIQDMQGHPDNPLGAGQLPIDAVAALAALQPNFPWADYDIEDQGDRDGDGNFLEPDGVIDHVVLVHAGADKSGGGGDEGTYALWAHSSAVAGGADIPGTNLKLSNYIVQPEDSGVGVFAHEYGHDLGLPDLYDTSGVGESDIDFWDLMSSGSHAGPIFQSMPTHMGLWDKWVLGWADPVEVNPGDRTKSVLVGQNSRPLKGTKDGVKINLPDKVQTLTTPHSGANAWYTGADQDWADIRLARNVDVPAGATDAKFWMWNDYVIEEDWDFGFVEISTDGGTTWTDQKVYADGGAEVTTPDGYPDPNGNLATFGGKKYGLTGTTSGWRHDYIDVSAYAGQTIGVRLRLATDAAYQDRGWFADDFSLVADGATVWSDDVESGENGWTKTVASWVGTTGPGWRIDTGTSTKAQYYMVEWRNFDGFDEGLKYAYDTVYQTDEGAWKVDKLKYNAPGALVWYRDTTYGDTNHVQSNLTALPSGGAKGGLLIVDSHFDPLRRTGAAATVDPTTLKNLPSRTQSSNAAFGVQKTYPFKECITDAALAEYCTDVPALPAVKSFTDKQGWVPGFELRGEDIFWRYANGSVVVPSVGDAPYTTRVVNPDGSPATDAYGADLGFTVLGTGNPADAGVSYGTGVEVQLPLLGNRAALLKITAPQG from the coding sequence ATGTCTGGAATCTCCACGCGCGCCAAAAAGCGCGCGGTGGCGATCGTTCCGGTCATCGCTCTCGCGGCCGCCACACTGGCGGCCACGGGAGCGGTCGGTTCGACCGCAACTGCAGCACCGTACGAGGCACCGATCATCGGCGATTCCGAGTACTACATGAACTACGTCGAGCCGCGGGTCGAAGCCGCGTTCGGCGTGGACCAGAAGGTCGACGAAGGCGTCACCGCACAGCAGCAGCAGGCCGCCCTGATCAAGGCCGACGCACTCGAGCGCAAGTTCACGGCGGGCAACCCCGTCGCGGCGGCCGGACTGGCCAAGCTCGAGTCGAAGTCGATCAAGTCGGGCAAGAGCCCCAAGTGGCTGAAGAGCCTCTACAAGTCGGCCAAGTCGACCCAGACGGCGAAGCTGCTCACGATCCTCGTCGAGTTCGACGAGAACGCTGCCGACGACTTCTCCGGCGTGCAGGTTCCGACCGAGTTCGGCGCCACCGACTGCAAGCCTGGCGAGGTGCAGAGCGGTCCGCTGCACAACAACCTCCCCGACCCGGCGACGCTGTCGAACCTCGACAACAACTCGATGTGGGTGCCCGACTTCTCGCCGAAGCACTACAACGACATGCTCTTCTCGAAGAAGGGCATCACCGAGCGCGTGCGCAAGGACCTCAAGGGCCCCGATGGCAAGAAGGGCTTCGACATCTCGGGCTACACCATGAAGGCCATGTACGAGGAGATGTCGCAGGGCGCCTACACGGTGACCGGCACGGCGACCCCCTGGGTCACTGTGCCGCACTCCGAGGCGTACTACGGCGCGAGCGTCTGCCACCTGAACGACGAAGGCGTCTACGAGGCCGGCGCGATCCAGGACATGCAGGGCCACCCCGACAACCCGCTCGGAGCAGGCCAGCTGCCCATCGACGCGGTCGCCGCGCTCGCCGCGCTGCAGCCGAACTTCCCGTGGGCCGACTACGACATCGAAGACCAGGGCGACCGTGACGGCGACGGGAACTTCCTCGAGCCCGACGGCGTGATCGACCACGTCGTGCTCGTGCACGCCGGAGCCGACAAGTCCGGCGGCGGTGGCGACGAGGGCACGTACGCCCTCTGGGCGCACTCCTCCGCCGTCGCAGGCGGAGCCGACATCCCGGGCACGAACCTCAAGCTGTCGAACTACATCGTGCAGCCCGAGGACTCGGGCGTCGGCGTGTTCGCGCACGAGTACGGACACGACCTCGGCCTGCCCGACCTGTACGACACGTCGGGCGTCGGCGAATCCGACATCGACTTCTGGGACCTCATGTCGTCGGGTTCGCACGCCGGCCCGATCTTCCAGTCGATGCCGACCCACATGGGTCTCTGGGACAAGTGGGTGCTCGGCTGGGCCGACCCGGTCGAGGTGAACCCGGGCGACCGTACCAAGTCGGTGCTCGTTGGCCAGAACTCGCGTCCGCTCAAGGGCACGAAGGACGGCGTCAAGATCAACCTCCCCGACAAGGTGCAGACGCTCACCACGCCGCACAGCGGCGCGAACGCCTGGTACACGGGCGCCGACCAGGACTGGGCCGACATCCGTCTCGCTCGCAACGTCGACGTGCCCGCGGGCGCGACCGACGCGAAGTTCTGGATGTGGAACGACTACGTCATCGAAGAGGACTGGGACTTCGGCTTCGTCGAGATCTCGACCGACGGCGGAACGACGTGGACCGACCAGAAGGTGTACGCCGACGGCGGCGCCGAGGTCACCACGCCCGACGGCTACCCCGACCCCAACGGCAACCTCGCGACGTTCGGCGGCAAGAAGTACGGCCTCACGGGCACGACCAGCGGCTGGCGCCACGACTACATCGACGTGTCCGCCTACGCGGGCCAGACGATCGGCGTGCGCCTGCGGCTCGCGACCGACGCGGCCTACCAGGACCGCGGATGGTTCGCCGACGACTTCTCGCTCGTCGCCGACGGCGCGACGGTCTGGAGCGACGACGTCGAGTCCGGCGAGAACGGCTGGACGAAGACGGTCGCCTCGTGGGTCGGAACCACCGGCCCCGGCTGGCGCATCGACACCGGCACCTCGACCAAGGCGCAGTACTACATGGTCGAGTGGCGCAACTTCGACGGGTTCGATGAGGGCCTGAAGTACGCGTACGACACGGTCTACCAGACCGATGAAGGCGCGTGGAAGGTCGACAAGCTCAAGTACAACGCCCCCGGCGCACTGGTCTGGTACCGCGACACCACCTACGGTGACACGAACCACGTGCAGTCCAACCTCACGGCCCTGCCGAGCGGTGGAGCGAAGGGCGGCCTGTTGATCGTCGACAGCCACTTCGACCCGCTGCGACGCACGGGCGCGGCGGCCACGGTCGACCCGACGACGCTGAAGAACCTGCCGTCGCGGACGCAGTCCTCGAACGCCGCGTTCGGCGTGCAGAAGACGTACCCGTTCAAGGAGTGCATCACCGATGCAGCCCTCGCCGAGTACTGCACCGACGTGCCTGCGCTGCCCGCCGTGAAGTCCTTCACCGACAAGCAGGGCTGGGTTCCCGGCTTCGAGCTTCGAGGCGAGGACATCTTCTGGCGCTACGCCAACGGCTCGGTCGTCGTGCCCTCGGTCGGTGACGCGCCGTACACGACGCGCGTCGTCAACCCCGACGGCAGCCCCGCGACCGACGCCTACGGCGCGGACCTCGGGTTCACCGTGCTCGGCACCGGCAACCCGGCGGACGCCGGCGTGTCGTACGGCACCGGGGTCGAGGTGCAGCTCCCGCTGCTCGGCAACCGCGCGGCGCTCCTGAAGATCACGGCCCCGCAGGGCTGA
- a CDS encoding HAD hydrolase-like protein codes for MISPSHTPALAPTRTWAAVLFDLDGTIVDSAADITASLAHMFAELGLDVPNDEQLLAYVGPPLLDSLRLMGGFDDAGAELALETYRADYAHRLLHSPVFPGVAGVLERLHAAGVPIALATSKPESMAHAVLENADLSRYFTVVAGASDDETRSTKADVVAEALRRLQALGIDTADTVMVGDRGYDILGASANGVPTILVEWGYGSPAEADGALAVVHSTDQLRGLLLG; via the coding sequence GTGATCTCCCCCAGCCACACCCCCGCCTTGGCGCCCACCCGAACCTGGGCCGCCGTGCTGTTCGACCTCGACGGCACCATCGTCGACTCCGCAGCCGACATCACCGCCTCGCTCGCGCACATGTTCGCCGAGCTCGGCCTCGACGTGCCGAACGACGAGCAGCTGCTCGCCTACGTCGGCCCGCCGCTGCTCGACAGCCTGCGCCTCATGGGCGGCTTCGACGACGCCGGCGCCGAACTCGCGCTCGAGACCTACCGCGCCGACTACGCGCACCGTCTGCTGCACTCCCCCGTGTTCCCGGGCGTCGCCGGCGTGCTCGAGCGCCTCCACGCGGCCGGCGTGCCGATCGCCCTCGCGACCTCGAAGCCCGAGTCCATGGCCCACGCCGTGCTCGAAAACGCCGACCTCAGCCGCTACTTCACCGTCGTCGCCGGTGCGAGTGACGACGAGACGCGCAGCACGAAGGCGGATGTCGTCGCCGAGGCGCTGCGCCGCCTGCAGGCGCTCGGCATCGACACGGCCGACACCGTGATGGTCGGCGACCGCGGCTACGACATCCTCGGCGCCTCCGCCAACGGCGTGCCGACGATCCTCGTGGAGTGGGGCTACGGCTCCCCCGCCGAGGCCGACGGCGCCCTGGCGGTCGTGCACTCGACCGACCAGCTGCGCGGGCTGCTGCTGGGCTGA
- a CDS encoding helix-turn-helix domain-containing protein: MPYQARIDTPQSLGIALQQARMASGMTQRDLAQQLGTTQKYIWELEQGKESVAVTRLFEALRATGATVTVTIPEGDDGRG, from the coding sequence ATGCCGTATCAGGCCAGGATCGACACGCCGCAATCGCTCGGGATCGCCCTCCAGCAGGCCCGGATGGCCAGCGGAATGACCCAGCGCGACCTCGCCCAACAGCTCGGCACCACCCAGAAGTACATCTGGGAACTCGAGCAGGGCAAGGAATCCGTCGCCGTCACCCGACTGTTCGAAGCACTCCGCGCGACCGGCGCCACGGTCACGGTCACCATCCCCGAAGGGGACGACGGCCGTGGCTGA
- a CDS encoding HipA domain-containing protein → MADLIVELHGRPIGTLAGGRAFDFDFIADLDAVQHYGLGSTAMSLAVPLVPRSPSSGRPIRRNFFAELLPEGRARERLAAEAHVRSEDVLGMLAAYGRDVAGALQIWDPERPEEPRSPAIEPVDGVGIRQMLEDVRQAPLGNKPRRGKTSLNGIQPKVVLVKTDTGWARALDGYPSTHILKPIVSDHQTMIFDEEYGSRFARHLGLAAFDTHLDRFDDAYALVIERYDRSPGAADGRVHQEDFSQVLGLGGDDKYETYGGIGLDRVARHLDRPDRTRLLKMITVSVAIGNLDLHAKNISVLHPIGAPHRLAPMYDVVPQTHEDNDGEMAFRIGGEFEHRILTRQHLVDEGRRLGAAAHEATIDETLEAVLELARAERPHAGAHPGLQSTVTRFATNLISGRAAGDDGDGSFVAELEDTFRSRGGWARAEVPVRWSADQD, encoded by the coding sequence GTGGCTGACCTGATCGTCGAACTCCACGGCCGACCGATCGGCACCCTCGCCGGCGGGCGCGCATTCGACTTCGACTTCATCGCCGACCTCGATGCCGTCCAGCACTACGGGCTCGGTTCGACGGCGATGTCCCTCGCCGTGCCCCTGGTGCCACGATCGCCATCCAGCGGCCGGCCGATCAGGCGCAACTTCTTCGCCGAGCTCCTGCCGGAAGGCCGGGCCCGCGAGCGCCTCGCCGCCGAAGCCCACGTCAGGAGCGAGGACGTGCTTGGCATGCTCGCCGCCTACGGCCGAGACGTCGCCGGCGCCCTGCAGATCTGGGACCCCGAACGCCCCGAAGAGCCACGCTCGCCCGCGATCGAACCCGTCGACGGGGTCGGCATCCGGCAGATGCTCGAAGACGTCCGCCAGGCGCCCCTCGGGAACAAGCCCCGCCGCGGGAAGACCTCGCTGAACGGCATCCAGCCCAAGGTCGTGCTCGTCAAGACCGACACCGGATGGGCGCGTGCCCTCGACGGCTACCCGTCGACGCACATCCTCAAGCCGATCGTGTCCGACCACCAGACCATGATCTTCGACGAGGAGTACGGGTCGCGGTTCGCCAGACACCTCGGGCTCGCCGCGTTCGACACCCACCTCGACCGGTTCGACGACGCCTACGCGCTCGTCATCGAACGCTACGACCGGTCGCCGGGAGCGGCCGACGGTCGAGTCCACCAGGAGGACTTCAGCCAGGTGCTCGGCCTCGGTGGCGACGACAAGTACGAGACCTACGGCGGGATCGGTCTCGATCGTGTCGCCCGTCATCTCGACCGGCCCGACCGGACCCGGCTCCTGAAGATGATCACCGTGTCGGTCGCGATCGGGAACCTCGACCTGCACGCCAAGAACATCTCCGTCCTCCATCCGATCGGCGCCCCCCACCGACTCGCCCCGATGTACGACGTCGTCCCGCAGACGCACGAGGACAACGACGGCGAGATGGCGTTCCGGATCGGCGGGGAGTTCGAACACCGCATCCTGACCAGGCAGCATCTCGTCGACGAAGGGCGTCGGCTGGGCGCCGCGGCCCACGAGGCGACGATCGACGAGACGCTCGAGGCCGTCCTGGAGCTCGCCCGAGCCGAGCGCCCGCACGCGGGTGCCCACCCGGGGTTGCAGAGCACCGTCACCCGGTTCGCAACGAACCTCATTTCGGGCAGGGCCGCCGGCGACGACGGAGACGGGTCGTTCGTCGCGGAGCTGGAAGACACCTTCCGATCCCGCGGCGGGTGGGCGCGCGCGGAAGTCCCGGTCAGATGGAGCGCCGACCAGGACTGA
- the nucS gene encoding endonuclease NucS, translated as MRLVIARCSVDYAGRLSAHLPLAQRLLMVKGDGSLLVHSDGGSYKPLNWMSPPCTLETTLPDEAQAANGVVEVWKVTHKKTADQLIVSIHEVLHDSSHELGIDPGLQKDGVEAHLQKLLAEQIELLGDGHRLVRREYMTAIGPVDILATDASGGSVAVELKRRGDIDGVEQLTRYLELMNRDPLLAPVSGVFAAQEIKPQARTLAEDRGIRCVVLDYDAMRGLDDSDSRLF; from the coding sequence GTGCGTCTCGTCATCGCCCGCTGCTCCGTCGATTACGCGGGGCGGCTCTCGGCCCATCTCCCACTCGCCCAGCGCCTGCTCATGGTGAAGGGCGACGGCTCGCTGCTCGTGCACTCCGACGGCGGCAGCTACAAGCCGCTCAACTGGATGAGCCCGCCGTGCACGCTCGAGACGACGCTGCCCGACGAGGCTCAGGCCGCGAACGGCGTCGTCGAGGTCTGGAAGGTCACGCACAAGAAGACGGCCGACCAGCTCATCGTGTCGATCCACGAGGTGCTGCACGACTCGTCGCACGAGCTCGGCATCGACCCGGGCCTGCAGAAGGACGGCGTCGAGGCGCACCTGCAGAAGCTGCTCGCCGAGCAGATCGAGCTCCTCGGCGACGGGCACCGGCTCGTGCGCCGCGAGTACATGACGGCCATCGGCCCGGTCGACATCCTGGCGACGGATGCCTCGGGCGGCTCGGTCGCGGTCGAGCTCAAGCGTCGCGGCGACATCGACGGCGTCGAGCAGCTCACCCGCTACCTCGAGCTCATGAACCGCGATCCGCTGCTCGCGCCGGTGAGCGGCGTCTTCGCCGCGCAGGAGATCAAGCCGCAGGCCCGCACCCTCGCCGAGGACCGCGGCATCCGCTGCGTCGTGCTCGACTACGACGCCATGCGCGGGCTCGACGACAGCGACTCGCGGCTGTTCTGA
- a CDS encoding MFS transporter, with amino-acid sequence MSAPTTTRKGLTAWRNAVFAIFFLSGLSLASWVARLPEMRDETGLSTQGVGLVILSGSIASVLGLIAAPPLMARFGARIGMAGTLISVSLGLVLIGVGGSLAPSVPLIAIGLAFAGFGNGAVDVMMNVEGAEAEREIGRTVMPLMHAFFSFGTVAGAGIAAAAAALDIAVFAHLGVIAAIIAVGAVVSVRFVPHRTELGDPADAAQSAGGAGRADAAPRRPLGERVRDGLRVWGDVQLLLIGVIMLGMSFAEGSANDWLTLAAVDGHGLEPAAGAAVFTVFAVSMTTARVLGGPLIDRFGRVLTLRVLAATGVIGLSMFIFGSELWVIIVGTVLWGVGASMGFPVGMSAAADVPDRAKAAARVSAVAIIGYCAFLVGPPFIGFLGEQFGLLNALLVVLALMVVAGLAAPAARERTGKPGATGVEEHPDATGTSGGASAAASDA; translated from the coding sequence ATGAGCGCACCGACCACGACCCGCAAGGGCCTCACCGCATGGCGCAACGCCGTCTTCGCGATCTTCTTCCTCTCGGGGCTGAGCCTCGCGAGCTGGGTCGCGCGGCTGCCCGAGATGCGCGACGAGACCGGCCTCAGCACCCAGGGCGTCGGACTCGTGATCCTCTCGGGCTCGATCGCGTCGGTCCTCGGCCTGATCGCCGCACCGCCGCTGATGGCGCGCTTCGGCGCCCGCATCGGCATGGCCGGCACGCTGATCTCGGTGTCGCTCGGCCTCGTGCTCATCGGCGTCGGCGGTTCCCTGGCACCCTCGGTGCCGCTCATCGCCATCGGGCTCGCGTTCGCCGGATTCGGCAACGGCGCGGTCGACGTGATGATGAACGTCGAGGGCGCCGAGGCCGAGCGCGAGATCGGCCGCACGGTCATGCCGCTCATGCACGCGTTCTTCTCGTTCGGCACGGTCGCCGGCGCCGGCATCGCGGCCGCCGCGGCCGCACTCGACATCGCCGTCTTCGCGCACCTCGGGGTGATCGCCGCGATCATCGCGGTCGGCGCCGTCGTCTCGGTGCGCTTCGTGCCGCATCGCACCGAACTCGGCGACCCCGCCGATGCAGCGCAGTCGGCGGGCGGAGCAGGGCGAGCGGATGCCGCGCCGCGCCGTCCACTCGGCGAGCGCGTCCGCGACGGCCTCCGCGTCTGGGGCGACGTGCAGCTGCTGCTCATCGGCGTCATCATGCTCGGCATGTCGTTCGCCGAGGGATCGGCGAACGACTGGCTCACGCTCGCCGCCGTCGACGGCCACGGGCTCGAGCCCGCCGCCGGCGCTGCGGTCTTCACGGTCTTCGCCGTGTCGATGACCACCGCTCGCGTGCTCGGCGGCCCGCTCATCGACCGCTTCGGCCGAGTGCTCACGCTGCGCGTGCTCGCCGCGACGGGCGTCATCGGCCTCAGCATGTTCATCTTCGGCAGCGAGCTCTGGGTCATCATCGTCGGCACCGTGCTCTGGGGCGTCGGCGCCTCGATGGGCTTCCCGGTCGGCATGTCCGCCGCGGCCGACGTGCCCGACCGGGCCAAGGCCGCGGCCCGCGTGAGCGCGGTCGCGATCATCGGCTACTGCGCGTTCCTCGTGGGCCCGCCGTTCATCGGGTTCCTCGGCGAGCAGTTCGGCCTGCTGAACGCGCTGCTCGTCGTGCTCGCGCTCATGGTCGTCGCCGGTCTCGCGGCACCCGCGGCGCGCGAGCGCACGGGCAAGCCGGGTGCGACGGGCGTCGAGGAGCACCCCGACGCGACCGGCACCTCGGGTGGGGCCTCCGCCGCGGCATCCGACGCCTAA